AATTCATAGCAATAACAAGTTATAGCATCCAGATTTACGAGGACATGCACTACTTAAGCAAGATACCATTCATATGACAATCTCATAGACATGACATCTCTAATGACAGTTTCAAAAACATCCCCACTTCACTATTTTTCATATGTCATAATGATCTTAAGAACAATTCATCCATTTAGCCTTCTCTTGGGAGTTCCTAAAGAAATtaaatggaatggaataaaatgatcataaaagaatggaatgaaaagGAATTAAGTAATCttaattggatgttttaaaataaaggcaTAGATAAAAGGAATGCAAGTTTTAGTATGTGTGATGACAACAGAATGATCATTATGAATAAATCACATCTGTAACCTAAATAAGATTGTTCAAATCCACTCTATGATGCTAATAATAATTCCTTTATACCCATACTCGTCAAATGATGaacaatttcaaataattttgaaggATCATCTCACAAGGTATATAATTTCATCTGTCGCATCATTCAATCAAGACACTAAACTTAAACCTAAAGTACAAATTAGTAATTTCTAGAAACCGAACACTACAAACAATTGATACAACCAATCCACCCCCTTATACAAATTACAACCATTAATCATACAAATAACAATTACTCTGCGCAGATTATAAATGCAGCAAGGCTGACAACAAAATGCATGAATACTAGGAACACAATTTCAGCCATAGCTCAATCGGTTATCCATAGGCTTCACTGTTGTCTGACGTCGGGGAATTCCGATTTCACAGGAATTGACTCTGGCAGCAAACCGTAGTGAGCAAAGTGACTCACCAACCGAAGATGGATCAGGGGAGATATTTACAAACATCAAGGTTTTGGAATCTCCACCTAGGCATGGCTGTTTATGCATAGAATTAAAAAGTACATTATTATGAAGCAACAGTGCAATATGAAGATTAcaagtaaataattaaaaagttcAAAGAAACAACTGTACCTGGAGAAGATATGTCAGTTTTGAGTTCCTAAAAGGAACATGGTCCTCCTTCTTTGCCAATGCAAATATTACATCAGCCAGCGAAGACAAACTTTTGTTTATAGCCTGATTGCAAAAAATTAGCATATAATCATATTAAAAAGGTGAACattaaaacaacaaaagaagtgGGTTATTAATGGAATTCATCAGATTGAAACCTGAGTTTCCTTCAAACGGTCTCCAGTTGACCCACTCTTGGATAGGCGCTCACTTCCAGCAAGATCTATGAGGTTTAATACCCCCTGTACTTGTTGCTCAGTGCTCTAGCAAAGCAGAAAGAGCATTATGTCAACAGTTAAAAACATACATGAGTGCTTTGAACACAAATATGAATAAAGAATTACTAGTTGAAGTACCTCATTTACACCAGATATACGCAATGTAAAAACAAAATGGCTTCTTGAGGACTGCTCATTCATTTGCGTCCTACCCACAGACCTAAAAGACCCAAAGGCAACAACCATTccattaaatttattcatcCAGTTAACAAGATTAGAGAAAAGCTCAATGAAAAGCATAAACCATGTTCTATCATcactaaaagaaaatatattagttATGCACAATCCACAGAATTACAATGAtagtgtgcatgtgtgtgtgtgaaatctTGAAGACTGAAATTGACTAAGCCTTGTCATAGGCCTCAAGAAACTTGGTAAAATTATCTAAGCCTTTTCCTATGCCTCATGAAACTTGACTGTTTAAACCTTACAATACTTTAAAAAGCATTGGCATTTCTCATTTCAAATTTCTAAAACATATAGAAAAGCATTCCTAGAGCAGATACTATAATTCCACTTTAACACAACTCCAGTGGATGTGCAGAAAAACAAAACCTGCAGAACAATGTAGAAAGCTCCTAAGGTGTTACCTGCTGTGTGCAGCCTGCTGTAGAAGGGAGGATATCTCATTTATGCTACAAACATCGACTATAGTAAGGTCAGAAACATGTGTATTTCCATTCACATCATGCTTAATTGTATACTGTTTTCCAGGAGCCCCATTTTCTGTCCGTGACATGTCCAGACCACTTGATCGATTTGTTGACAACAAATCACGGATGGTCTCATTGTAAATCTCCAACATTGAAGCCTACACATGTTTATAAGGAATTGTTAGTTTCACAAGCAAAAAGTAAGCAGATTAATGACAGAAGTTCAAGATAGTTTACCTGCATTTTGTATTTCCAGCCCTGAGCTTGAAGGGACTGACTTGTCTGGAAGATTTGTTCCAGTGAACGTGGTATCAGCCCTTTCTGCACAGAAGTTTCTGGTCTACCCATCATGGTATAAGTTTTTCCTGATCCCGTTTGCCCATAAGCAAATATGCAAACCTACCAAAACATTACACCAACATTAGATTAATGAAAGTTCAGAATTAAAAAGTCAATCAAACTTCTAAAACAGATGATACACAATCAAATAAAGCTTAAACTTTAGCCTAACATTACAAATGCATTTCCATGCATTTCACAGTAAAATAGTGTTGAATCTGATTATAGTTTCcagtttccattttttttttttaaagcatttcATCCATAATAAAGTCATTGACAGATAAACATAATGTCATGAAATTAACACCAACACCAAGACACCATGCCATAGTGCAACTTCAGCTAGAGAAAACCCAACAACAACTTAACCAAACAATAAAATGAGTTCAACCAAAAAGGCAATACAAAAAACCAAATGAAATCCAACAATAGCTTTACACTTGTAGCCCCATATCAAAGACCAAAACAACTCACACCCAATACAATTCAAAATTGAGGATAAATCCCTAATAAACAAGTTTGTAAGAAATCTTACATCCCTACTACAACCAACAAAAACTTATTAGTCGCATCATAGTGATAGCATCTTGAGGAGGTACTCTAATCATGCATCAATTACAAAATATTCTTTCAACTTATTTGACATTTTGGTTAACTTAGGTAGAGCAATTAACACCTGATCTTGAACTGGAAAGTTGCAATCAAGTGAAAACACCATTTATCAAAATGCAAGAACTAGAACCTTGATAGAACATATTCTAATGCATTAtgccagattttttttttttggataaaatgcATTATGACAGAATTGAAAAGAACAATTTGCAAGCACAACAAATTACCTTATAACCATCAAGGGCACTCTGTACCAACTGtgatatttcaacaaaaacatcCTGCTGAGAAGCCTCATGAGAAAACACTTTGTCAAATGTGAAAGGATACCTCTGTCCTGCTGACATTAAGTAGCATTAGATTAAAGAATAAGACCTTTGTTTTTAACAAACAACAAACTTGTAATATGTAAAAAAGTGTATAAGTCAAAAGATTCTCCTATAGCCTTATGAAATTCCACTAGGATTAAAGGCAAAGAAACATACCACTTTGTACCAAATCAATGCCCCGGCCAAGAGTTTCTGTTGATGTAGGGTAAGCAATTACTGTGGCTTCTGTTCCAACTCCATCTTCAGGCAATAAAGGACGCACTCGGCAAAATACACGAATGTTCCCTTTTAGTTCCTGCAATAAGAGGCACTCTAGTACAAGCCACATAATGCTAGACGAGGATTCAAGGAAAGAGGAAAACAGAATTACCAAAATTGTGTTGTGCAGCTTTTTTCTTAACTTCTCTCCTTCAATAAGTTGAAACTCTGCATCTGCCAGTCGCTCTTGTAGCTCACACACAGTTCTCTTTTGCTCTTCAAATTCTGTCCTTGTTTCTGAAGCAGATAAATCAGCCatctaataaagaaaataagcaTTATTGTGGGATTAGCTCAATCACATGTACAAGACATGTCATAATCTACAAGCATGCTAATAATGTCCAAAGTAGAACTTGTAAAACTTGTACAAAACATAAGCAACCCTTCCTACAACTTGTAAACTATCAGCATTACCTTTAGTTTCTCATTTGCAGCAGTGAGTTGATGCTGCAATGTCCGAATGTGCTCCCTTTGGGAAGAACATGTCTCCTATAAAAGGACCCAAAATCTTACAGTTAGTGAAGTCAAGattatcatcaaattataaattagttGATAATAAATTAATGGGGACAAACCTCCAAGGCATTTGATTTTATCGTCAAATTATCCAATTCTGCACAAGATTTCCCAGTAAATTCTTTATACTTCACTATTTCAGCAGTTAAAGCCTGCATTTGTGTCACTTGGCGATCACGGTCGTCCCTCACTTGTTGCAATTCCACTCGAAGGCATCTAAGTTCATTTGATaatgattctttttgctttatcacCTCATCCTGTGAAGCCTAAAAGAATGAACAAGACAAAACACCAATCAAGACACCTCCAAAAGTTGCAGATTGTTACTGAAGATGAAAAGTGCTTCTAGTGCCATCTGCCAAGCAAACCACcactgaatttataaaatatatatatacatacatacatacatatatatatatatatgaattccAAACCCctgaatattttttgttaacaaTTTTGTAACTTCTTAAATTCATTGTCTACTCAATTTACATTTAAGATCAAGAGCGTATAAAATAAGTCACCTAATAGATTTCTTGTTTTAAGATCTAAATATATAGCTTCTATTCAATAAAGGTTCATATCAAGCCATGTCAATAAGTGAGGTTCAAAAGGGAATCATAACAATAGTAATGATATGCCTTccacaatatttaaaaatttatccaaaacaacaaaaaactcaaTATGCATAATAGaatcataaattaattattttaataataataataataataataataataagtattattattattattattattataaaaaaaaaaccaatacaaaGCAGTTTGTCAAACTTCatttaatttacaaaattaattttggaaaAACACGTGGCATACAAACACAACTGCTGTCATACATGAATATTGCACCTAAGAACTTACTTTGAATGAAGCTAATTGGTCTTGCAATGCCTTATTGTGACACCTTAAATTGCTGAGATTCTCCACAATAGTCAATTTCTCCATTTCAACTCGTTTGAGTGACTCACTAATTGTTTCATTATCCTTTTGAAGTTTGCCATTATATTGTTGTAAACTCACATTGTATTCTTGTCCTCGCTTGTACATATCTTCAAATGAGGCTGCCTgcatattcaaaaaaaatttggggagaGAATATCATTACATTGGTCATATGGCAATCCACAGAGTCCAACTAACTTAATGATACATAACTACAAAGACTAACATTAAAAATTCACACAATTTGTAGGAAGATAATTACCAATCTTCGCTATATAGATGATAAATGCGAGACAACcaaattatgaatttatattACCTTTTGTTCAGCAGCTAATTTCTCCTGCCTAGTTTTTTCAAGCTGAGCTGAAAGAGAAGCTTGCAACTTCTCACTAGCAACtcttgcttctttttcttttctatgacaTTCGATCGCATCCTAGTCATCAAACCACAATAAAAATGAGATGTAGAAACAAACAGGTATAGCCTGTACACAAAATGCAATGACCGAAAAACTTACCAACTTATCTGATTCTTCTTTTGCAACTCTATCTTCCAAAGAAGAGATGGTTTTCCGCAAGTCTAAGATAATCACATTTAACTCCTCCACCTTGTTTTTCATCTCCAGCTCTAAGAAAATAGAAACAAATCTACATTATAAAGTTTCCCAATTAACAAGAACTGCAATATTAGGAACTTCAACACATGAGAAACCACATTCATTAAATGAAGGCATAGTGATATAAacaatatatttctttcttaataaaatCCTTAtcttaaaaacaaacaaacattaaaaaGCCCACCCCAGCATCAATGTTTCCAATATCAATAAATTCTACCTTCACCAAAAAATTTCTACATTGTGTCCAATTCCTTTCATTAAGAACAATTATACTTTGCCTGAATTGAATTATGTATTGCTAATTTTTATCCCATGCATCTACactttgttttgagaaaaacacATGCACAACGGTTGCACTTCACACTGGAGATGAGTTGTCAACTTCACAAGATCTAGACATGAGAACACCACTAGCATGAGTATACACTATTCATtaatttgacccaaaaaaaaaatattcaatataaAGCTTCATGAAACACATGAACCTTTTCAAGTGTGCAAGAGACATAAGGATAAATTCAAACAGACATGCGCAAATAcagtaaataaaaatttactaagATGTTTGATTAATGACAGTACAATGCAAAAGATGTGTACCAGTATCTGTGCACTTCTTCTCAACAGCTTCAATCGAACTTTGAAGCTTTTCCTTCTCAAGAACATGGTTTTGTTCAACTTGTTGGAACCATTTTAAGCAAAGTTTGAGCCTCTTAATATAGTCAATCGCGTTATCCAGCTTAACCTGCCAAccatataaataataaactcaaaataacaaacccacaaaccaatTTAGCTTAAACCCCAAGTTTCAAAATTCATGAGACAAGAATATAACCTTAAGAGGATCAAGCTTCTTCCCCTTCAACTTCTCATTCAACAATGCCTCAACCTCCTCCTTTGTGAACTCCACAGTTCCACACTCCGACCCCTCGCCACTTCCCACATCACTAGTAGCCGTAACATCTTGTCTACTGTTTACCTCAGAAAACGCTTGCCGCCCACGGCCCCTGCTCGCCAACGGTGGCCCCACCATTCTCCCTGCTCCAATTCTCCGACGCTTGTCTAAAGGAACCTCGTCATTACCATCCTTTTTCTAAAGCACAAAAAGTACCAAACAAAGTACATGAATTTAAACGCAACACAAAAAGGAGAAACCAAAATTCAATCCATTTCAAACCTAATACACAACATAAATTCACTTGCAGTCTCACTTTTTTCCATTCAATTACTTATATTTTCTCAGCATCCAAACAGTGGGTTAAGTGAAATTAGGGTTCTAGATCctaaattttccattaaatacacaaaatttaCAGAACCACAGATCCAGAAATCAGGTATCtcttattttcttctattttccctcaatttcttagcaaccaaacaacgctactagaaaatttgaaaaaacaaaaaaaaaaaaaaatttgaatgaaaCTAAGGCTTACAGTGAAGGGACTACGGGGAGGTCGGTTCTGGTTACGAGAAGCCATTTTTGAAGAAGAATATACGAATTGCACTAAGAATCAGAGCGCTTTTCCGACGAGTTTTCGGTGTAGCATCTAAAAATCTGGGCTGTCGATCTGCGGAAATAGACGGTAGTtgatggaagagagagagagagatcgaagtgtttgtgttttgaggaaaaaagaaaaacacttttgaggatttggaagGTTAATTTGGGAAGTTAGGgtttgcagagagagagagagagagagtgaaatttgaatttggatCTGGCGGTACATCTAAAACGCTCCTCGATAGAGACGTTGCCTTTTTATTGGGCCGAACCGGATCTTTACCGgcccattaacccacttaagcCCAAATTCTTCTTATGGTAATTTAATTAGTAcggtttcttaaaaaaaaaaaaatactacagattctggatttttttttttaataaatgattgAAGATTGTCTATTTGGaaataatttatcttttttcttttattaaaaatactgtagataaaataatttataaaaaaactaaaattaaaaaaaaaaaaacctaaaagcTAACTTATAATCTAATCCGAAATGCATACGCTAATCTATGTTACTTTTAAGTAGTACAATCTATTTcttgactttttaaaaataaaactatttgaaaagtgATTACTTAAAACTAATGTGAGATTTGAAAAAGCTGTCAGATGTATTATGTACGtcttcctcttctctctttGCTCAAAACAACATgatccaaaataaatatataaaattgaggATTTTGAGATCATAGCAATGTAAATAATGGTACAGACAACATTACAATAGCCGTACACATCCAAGAATGATTGAATGAAAGCAAAAAATGATAGAAGCAAGCAAAGCAGAGAGAATCACAATGAACAATGGAACAGTAGGAATTAAAAAGTAAGCCGTATATTACCATTTACCTCACAGGAAGTATTGGATGCCTGGAGAGTGGAGACTGTatagttaaatattttttatggcctctctttgaaaaatgagagagaagaggtaGGGGGAAccttttaaaaatcaaatggagCGCTTTTCATTAATTGTTTTAAAACTGCCAATTACTTGGATTAatactaataaatttaaaacccaGTGAGGAAACATTTTGAATTCTGAATTAGTTTCGAATTTTGGAATTGTATTGCTTATGAAAAGATTCAATTAATGTTGGACCGAAATTTGgaccaataaattttttacaacaaaatccAACTCAAGCTTATTTAGCACCCATTCATGGCTTCTCAAATTAAGGTCAATTGCTATAGATAGTTATCGTCTTAGATTTCTTACCTAAAGAAGccagggattttttttttttttttttaattctatagtTGTTGGAGTTGGGATTCAAATCTCGGACATCTTTGTTGAAAGCACTAACAGCTGTTAGTtgagttacaacttacaagacACTTGGCAAAAAACTAGTGATACAATTGCCTGTTGAGATTGTTACATTTTAGACTCTAGTTGTCGTAGGCTTGTAGTATAAGATAATCAAGTTGTTTGATTAATCCAATTAtgccaaatcaatttttttgtaatcaaTATAAGCATGCAATGGAAAATTAATACTGTCACTAGTCGCATAAAATCAAATACAATGGGGACAGTGATATAGTGATGCAAGGAAAATCGATagaaaaacaattataaatgaCAAACCACTGCAAGGAAAACCTTCCCATGAACAAATCCACTGTCAAGAGAGAAGTTTTGCAATCTCAAGAATTACCTTTTTTCTAAACTCTACAACTTGTAGACAACTTACAAAGAAAACCTTTTATGACCAGAACCTCCAATTAACTCCATGAACCTCTAAAAGGTATTTTTTTTACAGTAACAAGTCAATGATAGATGATATGGTTTATGCTTCTTCACCAACAAATCTTTAGATCTATACTTGACTATCTTTGGAATGGTGAAATTAAGAAAAGCTGGGTTACACAACCCTAGCCATACAAAAAGGAAGTTGTCTTTCCTCTAAAAACCTCTTTAGGGTCAACTCATAATATCACTTATATATCCCAACAAGTAGGGCTTGAATTAATGCTAAAACAAACAAGTTATTAGACCTTTTACATTACTGATTTGTGTAGTTTTGATTGATCGAGAGGAATCAAGGTTAGAGTCAAGGTAGCTCAACTAATCAAGTGAAATCGAGTTGCATCGAGCTTACATAAACTTCACTTTGTTAAATTTTTCAAGACTTGACATGCCAAGGTGGTGTCAAGGTCACAAAAAGTTCACTTTCTTGAGCTTATATTGAGTAATCTTCAAGTCTTCACTTTGATCATTGTgagggtacttttttttttacacctaattttatttgagtaccacctatttattttcaaataccactaataagttattgggttttCCCAAATATATTTTGCACTATTATTATGTTAATCACAAATGTTTCATATCTCATTATCCAAATTGGGTCATAATATAAACTATTACAAAAAGCctaaaaactcatattttatccaattttattatcattatttagctAAGCCCAAAACCGGCCCTATGAACCCAATACACACTTCCTATTCTATTTAAAGCCCAAGAATACTTATACTCGGCAATATTTGAAAAGCCCATGATTCAAGTCCatgacaaaataattttatcaatggaattcaaatccaCAATCAAAGCCCATGATTTAAACCCAtggcaattttatttttccaaatccCAATTCATATTGACAATATTTAAAGCCCAAttttcattggcaatatcaaagccCAGTTTTCGCTGGCAATATTTAAAGCCCAAttttcattggcaatatcaaagcccaattctcattgacaatatcaaaagcccaagtTTCATTGGCTGCCCAAACTAACTACTTTgcactattttatcaaaagcccaaggTTATTAACACTTGGCAAAACACTGTATCATAATTATTTCACTAAAAGCCCAATAATGAACAATACTTTAGATTCTTAAACttattactataatattacaagCTCACGAAATTTATGAACTATCTATTCTCAAAACCCATGGCAATCATCTTATAAAAGCCCATGGaaagttatgattatttatcttagacccatgacatttatttatttcatatcatattataaacTCTTATTCACTATCTATCTTACATcacaacattcataatatttatttccaaaactcatggTACTTATTCATCTTACATGTCCATTATGATTATCTATAGAAAAACTCATGAGAATATCACATTAGTCCATTATAGTGGTTGTTTTCGTATTTATTTAAAACCCATGGATATTGCCTCTATTTAAAACCCATGGTAAATATTGgaggtcattatttaaaaagccccaaagaaaatatcatttacaaagtaattcataacaaaatttatgagaaactatacaagttgttatttaaaacccatgaaaattaatacccaaaatctatcataaatattttttgaaactcttggattcattttatttctactaacaactaaagcccatgaggagtaaaaaaaataaaaaaaaccatggcAAAGCATGTCTTTAATGCCCATTTTGTAGGCCCAAGAATCTCATGGAGTAGGGAATAAGCCCAAGCAAAGAAAGGGCTATGTGGCCCAACCAAAAGTGCTAAAATGGAGCAAAGCCCAACCCAAAAAGGTCCCTAGCAAATCAGATATTCAAGCTTAAACAAGTCAGCCTAATCAAGTCCACCACCAGCGGAAGGTTCCTCCACACCTCTAGGAATGAACCAAGGGGCTGTCATGGCAAAATTCTAACACATTTTCTATTGAGAACAGTAGCTAATAACTATTCCTAGCAGCTAGGTAGCTGATGGGTAGAGAGGCATCATCATCTCTCTCAAGGTCCTACCTCCAGCAGAAGCTAGTGGACAATAAATACCCTTCTTCTCCAAGTTTTTGTTACAGCTCAAGGAAGTCATGACCAAGACTCATGAAATGCTCAactaaatagtttattttattactagAAATATATGTTACTGATTCATGAACCAAGCCCATGAATtcctaaaggggaaaatttgAGAACTAGTGGTTTGGAGGGCACTAAGGAAACCTCCAAGAGAAGCATATGGGTGGCCTTAAcacttgacacctggcttaGGGGTGTTAGAACTCATTTCAATGCTTCAATCTCAGTGCAGCCAACCAAAATCCTCTCCTCATACCTGCCCAACCTTCATTGGCCTAACTAGCTCCAAGAATCCTAGCATTTAATGAGGGAATGTACTGGATTTTGGGTCATGTGAGACATTGCCCAAAgaggaaagatattccttaagccAAATCACCCGTTTTAGGCCAAATCCAGGTTATTAATTCAGCTGTCTTGCTCCCTTGAATCAAACCTACgttttttggattttagctAATTAATGCTAGCTCTAATCCTCTCTATAAAAAGCAAACCACTCCAGCCCCTGAGGGGAGGATAGAGCCTCTCTAAAAATTTCTATCATTGACTACATTCTGTGGAAATATAGTCCCTCTTAAGCTTTCTTTAAGCTTCCCCAAGCTCTCTTGAGCTCACTCACAACCTTTCTCAGCTTATAGTCACCATAACACCAACATCCCCACCTTACTTACACCTTTCTACTCCATAAATGCCCCATAACTTACCATAACCAGCCTAAACTCCCTCCATGAAACTCAGCCAAGCTTCCTCTTAACCAACTTCTCATAAGCTCACACACTCACTCAACAAAAAACCTTCACCTTACATACCACCCACATTTCCCTTAAGGATCTTGGTAACCACATGCTGCACTGAGCTGGGATTCCCTCTCTTCCTTCATACCATGCCAAATAACTCCTTTTTCATCACTATGCAACCattaatatttagttatttttttactataggAGGCTATAATGTATTTGAGACTTTTggaattttttcttcatattgaTGTAATGACGGTTGAGAGTACTATGGACCCTATTGAACAAAATACACAAGAATTTCCTGAAGTTAatactttattaaatttatttaataattgaatatgATTTACCCTACTGCTGGAGATAATATCGTACTGCTGGAGGACTGATTTGAATTATGATGCTGTAAAAGGACTAATAATATAGCAAACTAACAACAGTAACGTGTTTATTGGG
The sequence above is drawn from the Castanea sativa cultivar Marrone di Chiusa Pesio chromosome 5, ASM4071231v1 genome and encodes:
- the LOC142637227 gene encoding kinesin-like protein KIN-14C isoform X1; its protein translation is MASRNQNRPPRSPFTKKDGNDEVPLDKRRRIGAGRMVGPPLASRGRGRQAFSEVNSRQDVTATSDVGSGEGSECGTVEFTKEEVEALLNEKLKGKKLDPLKVKLDNAIDYIKRLKLCLKWFQQVEQNHVLEKEKLQSSIEAVEKKCTDTELEMKNKVEELNVIILDLRKTISSLEDRVAKEESDKLDAIECHRKEKEARVASEKLQASLSAQLEKTRQEKLAAEQKAASFEDMYKRGQEYNVSLQQYNGKLQKDNETISESLKRVEMEKLTIVENLSNLRCHNKALQDQLASFKASQDEVIKQKESLSNELRCLRVELQQVRDDRDRQVTQMQALTAEIVKYKEFTGKSCAELDNLTIKSNALEETCSSQREHIRTLQHQLTAANEKLKMADLSASETRTEFEEQKRTVCELQERLADAEFQLIEGEKLRKKLHNTILELKGNIRVFCRVRPLLPEDGVGTEATVIAYPTSTETLGRGIDLVQSAGQRYPFTFDKVFSHEASQQDVFVEISQLVQSALDGYKVCIFAYGQTGSGKTYTMMGRPETSVQKGLIPRSLEQIFQTSQSLQAQGWKYKMQASMLEIYNETIRDLLSTNRSSGLDMSRTENGAPGKQYTIKHDVNGNTHVSDLTIVDVCSINEISSLLQQAAHSRSVGRTQMNEQSSRSHFVFTLRISGVNESTEQQVQGVLNLIDLAGSERLSKSGSTGDRLKETQAINKSLSSLADVIFALAKKEDHVPFRNSKLTYLLQPCLGGDSKTLMFVNISPDPSSVGESLCSLRFAARVNSCEIGIPRRQTTVKPMDNRLSYG
- the LOC142637227 gene encoding kinesin-like protein KIN-14C isoform X2, giving the protein MASRNQNRPPRSPFTKKDGNDEVPLDKRRRIGAGRMVGPPLASRGRGRQAFSEVNSRQDVTATSDVGSGEGSECGTVEFTKEEVEALLNEKLKGKKLDPLKVKLDNAIDYIKRLKLCLKWFQQVEQNHVLEKEKLQSSIEAVEKKCTDTELEMKNKVEELNVIILDLRKTISSLEDRVAKEESDKLDAIECHRKEKEARVASEKLQASLSAQLEKTRQEKLAAEQKAASFEDMYKRGQEYNVSLQQYNGKLQKDNETISESLKRVEMEKLTIVENLSNLRCHNKALQDQLASFKASQDEVIKQKESLSNELRCLRVELQQVRDDRDRQVTQMQALTAEIVKYKEFTGKSCAELDNLTIKSNALEETCSSQREHIRTLQHQLTAANEKLKMADLSASETRTEFEEQKRTVCELQERLADAEFQLIEGEKLRKKLHNTILELKGNIRVFCRVRPLLPEDGVGTEATVIAYPTSTETLGRGIDLVQSGQRYPFTFDKVFSHEASQQDVFVEISQLVQSALDGYKVCIFAYGQTGSGKTYTMMGRPETSVQKGLIPRSLEQIFQTSQSLQAQGWKYKMQASMLEIYNETIRDLLSTNRSSGLDMSRTENGAPGKQYTIKHDVNGNTHVSDLTIVDVCSINEISSLLQQAAHSRSVGRTQMNEQSSRSHFVFTLRISGVNESTEQQVQGVLNLIDLAGSERLSKSGSTGDRLKETQAINKSLSSLADVIFALAKKEDHVPFRNSKLTYLLQPCLGGDSKTLMFVNISPDPSSVGESLCSLRFAARVNSCEIGIPRRQTTVKPMDNRLSYG